The Brevibacillus brevis genome contains a region encoding:
- a CDS encoding efflux RND transporter periplasmic adaptor subunit yields the protein MKKTKLISSGVACLIGLTIISGCNSQSAEKTNSNEGRTPIESQSSTEIETIKVENSVDVQVEEVTEGELKESDRLLAEVFANTDVSIYGKTTGTVSEILVKKGDTVKKGQVIGKLDQTEAQLKLRHAEAALAVANANLEHSNKMGTSSELANSQLKQAEQTYASAQRTIAQGLTLAQANYDRAKKLFEEKALSKSELENAENAYLQAKNQYQSQLDQAQTALINARTQVNTADKNGRVTQANVQQGKVEVDISRNALENTLIKSTIDGIVTDIQVQEGDTINPQKPIATVINLDPMIVKVNVSEKALASFQKGTQLDLQVPSQNIKVKGSISYVGLKASDQSKLFPVEIEVPNPKGTLLPGMKAEVSSKKGQAGILIPTDAILERNGKSVAYVVDGERVAEKEISIASKGTEKTLIGSGVKPGDQVVIKGQSQLKDGAKIRIVP from the coding sequence ATGAAGAAGACGAAGCTAATCAGCTCAGGTGTGGCATGTCTTATAGGCTTGACGATCATCTCGGGATGCAATTCTCAATCCGCAGAAAAGACCAATTCTAATGAAGGAAGAACACCAATCGAAAGCCAGTCCAGCACGGAGATTGAAACCATTAAAGTGGAGAATTCCGTTGATGTTCAAGTAGAGGAAGTAACAGAAGGAGAACTCAAAGAATCCGACAGGTTGCTGGCGGAGGTATTCGCTAACACAGATGTGAGTATTTACGGTAAAACTACCGGGACCGTCTCGGAAATTCTAGTGAAAAAAGGAGACACAGTAAAAAAAGGGCAAGTCATCGGAAAGCTGGATCAAACCGAAGCGCAATTGAAACTGCGTCATGCTGAGGCGGCATTAGCAGTCGCCAACGCAAATCTAGAGCATTCCAACAAAATGGGGACGTCCAGCGAATTGGCAAACAGTCAACTGAAGCAGGCGGAGCAAACCTATGCGAGTGCCCAGCGTACGATTGCACAAGGATTGACGCTGGCGCAAGCAAATTACGACCGCGCTAAAAAGCTGTTTGAAGAGAAAGCTTTGTCCAAAAGTGAGCTTGAGAACGCAGAAAACGCATATCTGCAAGCAAAAAACCAGTATCAAAGCCAGCTAGATCAGGCGCAAACCGCTTTAATTAATGCTCGGACGCAAGTGAATACAGCCGATAAAAATGGACGAGTCACGCAAGCAAATGTGCAACAAGGAAAGGTGGAAGTGGATATTTCCAGAAATGCGTTGGAAAACACACTGATCAAATCAACAATAGACGGTATTGTCACCGATATTCAAGTCCAAGAAGGCGATACGATCAACCCGCAAAAGCCTATTGCAACGGTAATTAACCTTGATCCGATGATTGTGAAGGTGAATGTGTCAGAAAAAGCGTTGGCAAGCTTCCAAAAAGGAACACAACTAGATTTGCAGGTTCCCTCTCAAAATATCAAGGTCAAAGGCAGTATTTCCTACGTTGGACTAAAGGCTTCTGACCAATCTAAGCTTTTCCCCGTGGAAATAGAAGTGCCAAATCCAAAAGGTACGCTACTTCCCGGAATGAAGGCGGAAGTGTCTTCAAAGAAAGGACAAGCAGGTATTCTCATACCGACAGATGCCATCCTTGAGCGAAATGGGAAGTCGGTAGCCTACGTCGTGGATGGAGAAAGAGTAGCTGAGAAGGAAATCTCGATCGCTTCGAAAGGAACGGAGAAGACGCTTATTGGCTCTGGAGTGAAACCAGGAGACCAGGTAGTTATCAAAGGACAATCACAATTAAAAGATGGTGCAAAAATTCGCATTGTTCCCTAA